The Streptomyces sp. TLI_105 DNA segment CGGCTCGGGGAGGCTGAGGTCGGCCAGGACGTCCCGGTCGAGACCCGCCTGGACGAGTTCGGCGACCGGCGGGCGGAGGGCCACCAGGGTGCACTCGGCGGGCAGCTGCCAGGAGGCCTCCTGGCACAGCTCGGCGATGGTCGCCCGGGGCAGCGGCGGGCCGGCGACGACCAGGTGGAGCAGCTGTCTTCGCAGCGCCGCCACATCGGACACGGCGCGCGTCTGGACCATGAGGTAGCCCTCGCGGGAGAGGGCCTCCAGCTCGTCGACGTAGGCGAAGAGGGCGTCCGCGAAGGCCAGGATCAGGGTGGGGGAGAGGTTGTAGGTGCGCCCGATGCTCTTGGCCCGGCGTAACGCGATGCGCGCGCCGAGGCGGTAGGCGCCTTGCAGGGTGTCGAGGTCCCGGCCCTCGTAGGCCTCCACCCGGCCGAACTTGCGGATCAGCTCGTCCCGGAGGGCCGAGTTCCGCCCCGGGTCCGCGACCCGCTCCACGAAGGCCGCGAGCGCCTGCTCCACGCCCTGGCGGATCGCGTCCGAATGGGGGCCCTTGAAGAGGTGGGCGTACACGGGATAGGTCCGCTGGACCTCCACACCGATCTCCTTGATGAGGCCCGGGATCTCCGGTCTCATCAGGGCGGCGAACTCCCTGGGGAGCGGGTCGAGCGGCTCGCCGATGTTCGATGACTGTGCGGTTGCGGGCATGACCGATCCCTTGCTCTCCTGCGCGACCGGTGGGGAGCGGCGGTGCGGCGCCCACCGTGGAGGGTGGGCGCCGCCTTGGCCGTCAGGTGCGTACCAACGGGGACTGCTGAAGCTAAATCAACTGCTGTGTGCTGTACACAATTTGCGCAAGAGTTGGCGTCCCG contains these protein-coding regions:
- a CDS encoding helix-turn-helix domain-containing protein; the protein is MPATAQSSNIGEPLDPLPREFAALMRPEIPGLIKEIGVEVQRTYPVYAHLFKGPHSDAIRQGVEQALAAFVERVADPGRNSALRDELIRKFGRVEAYEGRDLDTLQGAYRLGARIALRRAKSIGRTYNLSPTLILAFADALFAYVDELEALSREGYLMVQTRAVSDVAALRRQLLHLVVAGPPLPRATIAELCQEASWQLPAECTLVALRPPVAELVQAGLDRDVLADLSLPEPHLLIPGPLTAQRLAMLDSALAGTPAVVGLTVPPVQAAHSIRWARRVLRLIDDGIVADAPLVHCEEHLTTLWLLSDPALTAHLAARELAPLDGLSGTRRERLVETLRVHVSTRAPAEQVGEMLGVHAQTVRYRLRNLDNHFGDRLLDPDHRFALEAALRSLHLQGGKRVD